The genomic region ACTGTGCGACCGAAGGGGAGCCAGACGCGGCAGGAGCAGCTCGGCCAGCGTTCCCGGGGGCCGCTCTTCCAGCCGGTAGAGCACGCGGACCACCGGGCGGGCGATGGCAAGAACGCGGCGCAGATCCACAGGGGTAGCGCAGACCACGACGTCGCAGGGGACGGCGGCGATGGTCGCAGCCAGGTCCGCCAGCTGCTCCTGGCCATAGCCCATGGCCGGCAGCACCGGCCCCAGCTGGGCGTAGCGAGCGTACACCTCTGCGATGGAACCCACCGCCCACGGGCGGGGGTCGACGATGACCGCCCCGCGCTCGCGAGCCGCCAGCGTCCCCGCGCCATAGCCCATCTCCCCGTGCGTCAGCGTGGGGCCATCCTCAATGACCAACACCCGCTTCCCGCGCAGCTGCTCGCCATTGTCCACCTCGATGACCAGAGAGCCTTCCACCACGGCAGCCGTGGGGTTGAGGGCGGCGATGGAATCGCGCACTGCCTGCAGAGCCGCGGGAGAGGCGGTGTTCACCTTACTGATCAGCACCACGTCAGCCATCCGCAGGTTGGCCTCACCGGGGTGATAGATTCGCTCGTGACCCGGGCGGTGTGGATCCACGACCACGATGTGGATATCCGGCCGGACGAAGGGGAGGTCGTTGTTGCCGCCTTCCCAGACGATCACGTCCGCCTCCTGCTCGGCCGCCGGCAGGATGCGCTGGTAGTCCACCCCGGCGTAGACGACAGTCCCCTGGGCGAGGTGGAGTTCATACTCCTCCCGCTCCTCCAGGGTGCAACGGTGGCGGTCCAGGTCCTCCCAGGAGGCAAACCGCTGGCATACCTGGGTGCTCAAGTCCCCATAGGGCATAGGGTGTCGGAGGATGACCGTGCGCCACCCGGCGCTGCGGAGGATCTGGACCACGCGGCGGGTGGTGGGGCTCTTCCCGGCTCCCGTACGCACGGCGCCCACCGAGATTACCGGCCGGGCCGCCGGGAGAGCGGTGCGCCGCGGACCGAGAAGGGTGAAGTCGGCTCCCGCGGCCAGAGCGGTGGAGGCTAGGTGCATGACGTGCTGGTGGCTAACGTCGCTATAGGCAAAGATTACTGTGTCGACTGTCTGGCGGTGGAGCAGTGCCGCAAGCTCCTCCTCGGGGACAATGGGGATGCCCTCCGGATAGAGGGGACCCGCCAGCTCGGGCGGGTAGCGGCGGCCGGCGATATTGGGGATCTGCGTGGCCGTAAACGCGACGACCTCGTACTCGGGGCGGTCGCGGAAGCAGACGT from Armatimonadota bacterium harbors:
- a CDS encoding cyclic 2,3-diphosphoglycerate synthase → MRTRVVILGAAGRDFHNFNVCFRDRPEYEVVAFTATQIPNIAGRRYPPELAGPLYPEGIPIVPEEELAALLHRQTVDTVIFAYSDVSHQHVMHLASTALAAGADFTLLGPRRTALPAARPVISVGAVRTGAGKSPTTRRVVQILRSAGWRTVILRHPMPYGDLSTQVCQRFASWEDLDRHRCTLEEREEYELHLAQGTVVYAGVDYQRILPAAEQEADVIVWEGGNNDLPFVRPDIHIVVVDPHRPGHERIYHPGEANLRMADVVLISKVNTASPAALQAVRDSIAALNPTAAVVEGSLVIEVDNGEQLRGKRVLVIEDGPTLTHGEMGYGAGTLAARERGAVIVDPRPWAVGSIAEVYARYAQLGPVLPAMGYGQEQLADLAATIAAVPCDVVVCATPVDLRRVLAIARPVVRVLYRLEERPPGTLAELLLPRLAPLRSHSSPVPLAPGDEEEVSG